One Mycobacteroides abscessus ATCC 19977 genomic window carries:
- a CDS encoding cold-shock protein: MPTGKVKWYDAEKGFGFLSQEDGEDVYVRSSALPAGVEGLKAGQKVEFGMAAGRRGPQALSLKLIDAPPSVQKTRRESSGPVNHKHTTDELHGMIEDMITLLEGTVQTELRKGRYPDRKIARKVSEVVRAVASELDA, encoded by the coding sequence GTGCCAACCGGCAAGGTCAAGTGGTACGACGCCGAGAAGGGCTTCGGCTTCCTGTCGCAAGAGGACGGCGAGGACGTGTACGTCCGGTCCTCGGCGCTGCCTGCTGGCGTTGAGGGACTCAAGGCCGGACAAAAGGTCGAGTTCGGCATGGCCGCCGGCCGTCGTGGGCCGCAGGCATTGAGCCTCAAGCTCATCGACGCGCCACCGTCGGTGCAGAAGACGCGCCGCGAGAGCAGCGGGCCGGTCAACCACAAGCACACCACCGACGAACTGCACGGAATGATCGAAGACATGATCACGCTGCTGGAGGGCACGGTGCAGACCGAGCTGCGTAAGGGGCGTTACCCGGACCGCAAGATCGCCCGCAAGGTGTCCGAGGTTGTCCGCGCTGTCGCCAGCGAGTTGGACGCCTGA
- a CDS encoding DNA alkylation repair protein, protein MAALDAAGDSDRAAKSARFFKTGPGEYGEGDVFLGVSVPEQRKLVRRFRGITRGEVVRLLASDVHEHRLTGLILAVWEFTHAEMAEREAWVGMYLAQVLAGRVNNWDLVDSSAEQILGEWLVGQDYSLLLELAADEELWRRRVGIIGTFAFIRRGDAVPLLSMAPLLIDDRRDLVQKAFGWMLRESGKRCGTEVLLGYLDEHAAAMGRTALSYATEHLDAGVRARYRAAR, encoded by the coding sequence ATGGCGGCGCTCGACGCCGCCGGCGATTCTGATCGTGCCGCTAAGTCGGCGCGGTTCTTCAAGACCGGGCCCGGTGAGTACGGCGAGGGAGACGTGTTCCTCGGTGTGTCCGTACCCGAGCAGCGCAAGCTCGTACGGCGATTCCGGGGGATCACTCGTGGCGAGGTGGTGCGGTTACTCGCCAGCGACGTGCATGAGCACCGGCTGACGGGGCTCATCCTGGCGGTCTGGGAGTTCACACACGCCGAAATGGCCGAGCGTGAAGCCTGGGTGGGTATGTATCTGGCGCAGGTGCTCGCCGGCCGGGTGAACAACTGGGATCTGGTTGATTCCTCTGCCGAGCAGATCTTGGGTGAATGGCTTGTCGGCCAGGATTATTCACTGCTGCTGGAGTTGGCCGCCGACGAAGAGCTCTGGCGGCGCCGCGTCGGGATCATCGGTACGTTCGCGTTCATCAGACGCGGAGACGCCGTGCCCTTGCTGTCCATGGCGCCATTGCTGATCGACGACCGTCGTGATCTCGTCCAGAAGGCCTTCGGCTGGATGCTCCGCGAGTCCGGAAAGCGTTGTGGCACAGAGGTGCTGCTCGGCTATCTGGATGAGCATGCCGCCGCCATGGGCCGCACGGCGCTCAGTTATGCCACCGAGCATCTGGACGCCGGGGTGCGCGCGAGGTATCGCGCTGCGCGCTAG
- a CDS encoding MoaD/ThiS family protein — MLASITVRYFAAAAAAAGLQEETVDLPAGASFDDLTRLLASRGPELERVLARCSFLHDGVAVRDRSQRPKSGAVVDVLPPFAGG; from the coding sequence ATGCTTGCGAGCATCACGGTCAGGTATTTCGCGGCCGCCGCGGCGGCTGCCGGGCTTCAGGAAGAAACCGTCGATCTGCCCGCCGGGGCGTCATTCGACGATCTGACCCGTCTGTTGGCCTCCAGGGGGCCGGAACTCGAACGCGTATTGGCGCGTTGTTCCTTTCTCCATGACGGCGTGGCCGTCCGAGACCGCTCCCAACGGCCCAAATCCGGCGCTGTCGTGGATGTTCTCCCGCCGTTCGCTGGCGGATAG
- a CDS encoding MFS transporter, translating to MRDDYARFGNRHGSSDSPSRRRNQDPRDANSHPGMANYPTGSAPRERLRASSSSNRYLPPLGEERRERVRRRPPPEQDHPQKLTVTRVAAMRSREMGSRMYGLFQKAATADGADKSGLTALTYPVMANFAVDAAMAVALANTLFFAAATAESKSKVALYLLITIAPFAVIAPLIGPALDRLQHGRRAALAASFGLRTLLAVIMIANYDGASGSFPPWVLYPCALSMLVLSKSFGVLRGAVTPRVLPPTIDLVRVNSRLTTFGLVGGTIVGGAIAAGCELAFTRLLHLPGALFVVIAVTAVGAWASMRIPKWVEVTAGEVPTTFGYHGDDGEHPTILLRRSHKQPEKVRQPLGRNIITSLWGNSTIKVMVGFLTLYPAFVAKSHDAHGFQQLAMLGMVGAAAGIGNFAGNATSARLKLGRPALLVVRCASAVTVVALAAAVTGVLAVVVVATLVTSAVSAIAKASLDASLQDDLPEESRASAFGRSEALLQLSWVLGGAIGVMIYTDLWVGFTVISAVLILGLAQTLASFRGVSLIPGLGGNRPVMAEQEGGKVHA from the coding sequence GTGCGGGACGACTACGCGCGGTTCGGGAACCGCCACGGCAGTAGCGACTCCCCGTCTCGCCGCCGCAACCAGGATCCGCGCGATGCCAACTCCCACCCGGGTATGGCCAACTACCCGACGGGCAGCGCCCCGCGGGAACGCCTGCGCGCAAGCAGCTCATCGAATCGCTATCTCCCCCCGCTCGGCGAGGAGCGCCGTGAGCGGGTGCGCCGCCGGCCCCCGCCCGAGCAGGACCACCCGCAGAAACTGACGGTCACCCGGGTTGCCGCGATGCGCAGCCGCGAGATGGGCTCCCGGATGTACGGGCTGTTCCAGAAGGCCGCCACCGCGGACGGCGCCGATAAGTCGGGCCTCACCGCCCTCACGTATCCGGTGATGGCCAACTTCGCGGTGGACGCCGCGATGGCGGTAGCCCTTGCCAACACACTCTTCTTCGCCGCCGCCACCGCCGAGTCCAAGAGCAAGGTGGCGCTGTATCTGCTGATCACCATCGCACCGTTCGCCGTCATCGCCCCGCTGATCGGCCCCGCGCTGGACCGCCTGCAACATGGACGCCGGGCCGCACTGGCCGCTTCATTTGGATTGCGCACCTTGTTGGCCGTGATCATGATCGCCAACTACGACGGCGCCAGCGGCAGCTTCCCGCCCTGGGTGCTGTATCCCTGTGCGTTGTCAATGCTGGTGCTGTCCAAGTCCTTTGGCGTGCTGCGCGGTGCGGTGACGCCACGTGTACTGCCCCCGACCATCGACCTGGTGCGTGTCAACTCGCGGCTCACCACCTTTGGCCTGGTCGGCGGAACCATTGTCGGTGGAGCCATCGCGGCCGGTTGCGAGCTCGCGTTCACCCGGTTATTGCACCTGCCCGGTGCGCTTTTCGTGGTCATCGCGGTCACCGCGGTGGGTGCCTGGGCCTCGATGCGCATCCCCAAGTGGGTGGAGGTAACCGCCGGTGAGGTGCCCACCACCTTCGGCTATCACGGCGACGACGGCGAGCACCCGACGATTCTGCTACGGCGCTCCCATAAGCAGCCGGAGAAGGTCCGGCAGCCGCTGGGCCGCAACATCATCACCTCGCTCTGGGGCAACAGCACCATCAAGGTGATGGTCGGATTCCTCACCCTGTACCCGGCATTCGTCGCCAAATCTCACGATGCCCACGGCTTCCAGCAGCTCGCCATGCTGGGCATGGTCGGTGCGGCCGCCGGTATCGGCAACTTCGCGGGCAACGCCACCAGTGCCCGACTCAAGCTCGGCCGCCCCGCCCTGCTCGTGGTGCGCTGCGCCAGCGCGGTGACGGTGGTGGCGCTGGCCGCCGCCGTGACCGGAGTCCTGGCGGTGGTGGTGGTCGCGACGCTGGTGACATCGGCGGTCAGCGCCATCGCGAAGGCCTCGCTGGACGCCTCGTTGCAGGATGATCTGCCGGAAGAATCCCGCGCGTCCGCGTTCGGGCGGTCCGAGGCACTGCTGCAGCTGTCCTGGGTGCTCGGTGGCGCGATCGGCGTGATGATCTACACCGACCTATGGGTGGGATTCACGGTGATCTCGGCCGTGCTCATCCTCGGCCTGGCCCAGACGCTGGCCAGCTTCCGCGGCGTCTCCCTGATTCCGGGTCTGGGCGGCAACCGCCCGGTGATGGCCGAACAAGAAGGTGGCAAGGTACACGCGTGA
- a CDS encoding DUF2771 domain-containing protein, which yields MKAKLTALAVVLVLTAAAMVGFITWRVRGHQEERPEISAFTHGTVIHAAPYQYCDKNKLDQCDPLGHTVQLAVNAHDPVQLSVDGRIARAPWMLSRIYAPTGDVDHKRAESSVYRDHRTAVTIPTIDGEGRRLLGLEIKLPTVVQTETGDLLEVTHAVWSVATVWKD from the coding sequence GTGAAAGCGAAACTGACGGCGCTGGCCGTCGTCCTGGTGCTCACCGCTGCCGCCATGGTCGGGTTTATCACCTGGCGGGTACGCGGGCACCAGGAGGAGCGACCGGAGATCAGCGCGTTCACCCATGGCACCGTGATCCATGCCGCGCCCTACCAGTACTGCGACAAAAACAAGCTGGACCAGTGCGACCCGCTGGGACACACCGTTCAATTGGCTGTCAATGCCCATGATCCCGTACAGCTTTCGGTTGACGGGCGGATCGCCAGGGCGCCATGGATGCTGTCCCGGATCTACGCGCCGACAGGCGACGTCGACCACAAGCGGGCGGAATCCAGTGTGTACCGCGACCACCGGACCGCCGTGACGATACCCACGATCGACGGTGAGGGCCGTCGGCTGCTGGGGCTGGAAATCAAGCTGCCCACGGTGGTTCAGACCGAGACCGGCGACCTGCTGGAAGTGACCCATGCCGTGTGGTCGGTCGCGACGGTCTGGAAGGACTAG
- a CDS encoding transglycosylase family protein produces the protein MSGRHSKPSKASAKAAKVAVAGAGLVGGGLMMAATANAATDGEWDQVARCESGGNWAINTGNGYQGGLQFSPSTWINSGGGQYAPSAHLATKEQQIAVAEKVLAGQGRGAWPVCGRGLSGSTPRTAPAANITPAAHHEEQAAAEPAPAPEPPAEGDEQFVAEAPEAPAIDEAPAPEEAPAPEAQDVDFQSGPAPEEPAPAPEPAPVDEAQAPAPELIAAPAPEAPVVDEAPAPEEAPAPEAPAADDQVLPYELQSGPAPAEPAPAPEPAPAPAAAPEIPLPAGVPDAADIGFAAGKAAFDAGPVASNGIPTSPEAVAGVVRHLPDPNNLPPGTTDVAPGDSRGVSYLKDIVFAMQTQDVKASDAILALAQR, from the coding sequence ATGAGTGGACGGCACAGTAAGCCCAGCAAGGCGAGCGCCAAGGCGGCCAAGGTCGCGGTAGCGGGCGCGGGCCTTGTCGGTGGCGGTTTGATGATGGCCGCGACGGCCAACGCAGCCACCGACGGCGAATGGGATCAGGTCGCACGCTGTGAGTCGGGCGGCAACTGGGCCATCAACACCGGCAACGGGTACCAGGGCGGACTGCAGTTCTCGCCCAGCACCTGGATCAATAGCGGTGGCGGTCAGTACGCCCCGTCCGCCCACCTGGCCACCAAGGAACAGCAGATCGCGGTCGCCGAGAAGGTGCTCGCGGGGCAGGGCCGCGGTGCCTGGCCGGTCTGCGGACGCGGCCTGTCCGGTTCCACTCCCCGTACCGCTCCGGCGGCCAACATCACCCCGGCCGCACACCACGAGGAGCAGGCGGCTGCCGAGCCCGCTCCGGCCCCCGAGCCCCCCGCCGAGGGCGACGAGCAGTTCGTGGCCGAGGCTCCCGAGGCTCCGGCCATCGACGAAGCTCCGGCCCCTGAAGAAGCCCCCGCTCCCGAGGCCCAGGACGTTGACTTCCAGTCCGGCCCCGCTCCCGAGGAGCCGGCCCCGGCCCCCGAACCCGCTCCGGTCGACGAGGCGCAGGCTCCCGCGCCCGAGCTGATCGCCGCGCCCGCGCCCGAGGCACCCGTCGTCGACGAGGCCCCCGCGCCCGAAGAGGCTCCGGCTCCCGAGGCTCCTGCCGCCGACGACCAGGTGCTGCCGTACGAGCTCCAGTCCGGACCGGCCCCCGCCGAGCCCGCCCCGGCACCCGAGCCCGCCCCGGCACCCGCTGCGGCTCCCGAGATCCCGCTGCCCGCGGGTGTCCCGGATGCCGCGGACATCGGATTCGCCGCCGGCAAGGCCGCGTTCGACGCCGGCCCGGTGGCATCCAACGGCATCCCGACCAGTCCCGAGGCGGTCGCCGGTGTGGTCCGCCACCTGCCCGACCCGAACAACCTGCCTCCCGGCACCACCGACGTGGCGCCCGGCGACAGCCGCGGGGTCTCCTACCTCAAGGACATCGTGTTCGCGATGCAGACGCAGGACGTCAAGGCCAGCGACGCAATCCTCGCCCTGGCACAGCGCTGA
- a CDS encoding DUF2530 domain-containing protein — translation MDTPAPQPPPLPAALLNPWPVVVAGTVLWLIANVLAFTVPAFESWRPITVAGLGTGALGTTIVLLQVRAARRGSRGAQTGL, via the coding sequence GTGGACACCCCCGCGCCCCAACCGCCCCCTCTCCCGGCCGCACTGCTCAACCCGTGGCCGGTCGTCGTCGCAGGTACCGTGCTGTGGCTGATAGCTAACGTGCTCGCCTTCACCGTGCCCGCGTTCGAGAGCTGGCGTCCCATCACCGTTGCCGGGCTCGGAACCGGCGCCCTGGGCACCACCATCGTGCTGTTACAGGTGCGGGCCGCGCGGCGCGGTTCTCGCGGCGCGCAAACCGGCCTGTAG
- a CDS encoding SRPBCC family protein, with protein MPNASLLEAAVEIDAPVEKVWGLISDLDNMPRWSPQTRKMFVRGPVQAGTNVINYNRKGWKVWPTRAVLTAVEPNKRLAWHVKDNLSEWSYDLEPTAAGGTRVTERRVLGDKRSAVSTNLQNLMFGGTEVFDQVLLEGMRTSLSKIKAAAEGV; from the coding sequence ATGCCCAACGCATCACTGCTGGAAGCCGCCGTCGAGATCGACGCGCCCGTGGAAAAGGTGTGGGGGCTCATCTCCGACCTGGACAACATGCCGCGGTGGAGCCCCCAGACCCGCAAGATGTTCGTACGCGGCCCGGTGCAGGCAGGCACCAACGTCATCAACTACAACCGCAAGGGTTGGAAGGTGTGGCCGACCCGCGCCGTGCTGACCGCCGTCGAGCCCAACAAGCGCCTGGCCTGGCACGTCAAGGACAACCTGAGCGAGTGGAGCTATGACCTCGAGCCCACCGCGGCCGGTGGCACCCGGGTTACCGAGCGCCGCGTGCTGGGCGATAAGCGGTCGGCCGTCTCCACCAACCTGCAGAACCTGATGTTCGGCGGCACCGAGGTGTTCGACCAGGTACTGCTCGAGGGCATGCGGACGTCGCTGTCAAAGATCAAGGCCGCCGCCGAGGGCGTCTAG
- a CDS encoding molybdenum cofactor biosynthesis protein MoaE, translated as MSTAVTRALLTAESISLIEHERLVDHESAGATVGFVGNVRDHDGGKTVLRLEYSAHPSAQQVLTDVVRRIAEEADGVRAVAVSHRIGALMVGEAAFVVAVSADHRRQAFATCQRLVDDVKAALPVWKHQFFANGTDEWVGSA; from the coding sequence ATGAGCACCGCCGTCACTCGTGCCCTGTTGACCGCGGAGTCCATCTCGCTGATCGAACACGAGAGGCTGGTCGATCATGAATCGGCCGGCGCCACTGTTGGATTCGTCGGCAATGTGCGCGACCACGACGGCGGCAAGACGGTGCTGCGGCTGGAGTATTCGGCGCATCCGTCGGCGCAGCAGGTGCTCACCGATGTGGTGCGGCGCATCGCCGAGGAAGCAGACGGCGTACGGGCCGTCGCGGTGAGCCATCGCATCGGTGCGCTGATGGTGGGGGAAGCAGCCTTCGTGGTGGCCGTGAGCGCAGACCACCGCCGTCAGGCCTTCGCCACCTGTCAGCGCCTCGTCGACGACGTGAAGGCCGCGCTGCCGGTGTGGAAACACCAGTTCTTCGCCAACGGCACCGACGAGTGGGTGGGCTCGGCCTGA
- a CDS encoding class I SAM-dependent methyltransferase, whose amino-acid sequence MGAPTQNIFEDLYRDSLHEGGPIVPWDSKDAKPRIKELALLGAIRGDVLDIGCGLGDNAIYLAQQGFNVTGLDFAPSAIEQAKGRAAAAGVAVDFQVADATTLDGWDARFDTVIDSGVYHCFDAEGHTEYASALHRATRPGARWYIWCFAQGAVHGVPTPFQNGQRAEEIEQVLTTSGWSVLQINPTTMSAPKAEFLNAIRGSYRGDPAVLDRLDQDVTDPLLHVPVYTVIAERM is encoded by the coding sequence ATGGGTGCACCGACCCAGAACATCTTCGAGGACCTCTATCGCGACAGCCTCCATGAGGGCGGCCCCATCGTGCCGTGGGATTCCAAGGATGCCAAACCCCGTATCAAGGAGCTGGCCCTACTGGGCGCGATCCGCGGCGACGTCCTGGACATCGGCTGTGGCCTCGGCGACAATGCCATTTACCTCGCTCAGCAAGGCTTTAATGTCACCGGCTTGGATTTTGCGCCCTCGGCGATAGAACAGGCAAAGGGCCGGGCGGCCGCCGCGGGCGTAGCCGTCGACTTCCAGGTGGCCGACGCGACCACACTCGACGGCTGGGACGCGCGGTTCGATACCGTGATCGACAGCGGCGTCTACCACTGCTTCGACGCCGAGGGCCACACCGAGTACGCGAGCGCGCTGCACCGCGCCACTCGCCCCGGAGCGCGTTGGTACATCTGGTGTTTCGCACAAGGCGCGGTGCACGGCGTGCCCACACCATTCCAGAATGGGCAGCGAGCCGAGGAAATCGAGCAGGTGCTGACCACCAGCGGGTGGTCGGTCCTGCAAATAAACCCGACGACCATGAGTGCGCCAAAAGCCGAATTTCTCAACGCGATTCGCGGCTCCTACCGTGGAGACCCCGCCGTACTGGACCGGCTGGACCAGGATGTCACCGATCCGCTGCTGCACGTGCCGGTGTACACGGTGATCGCCGAACGGATGTAG
- a CDS encoding MarR family winged helix-turn-helix transcriptional regulator has product MSDPDARLASDLSLVVIRLARHLRFRRADSPVSLTQLSALATLLNEGAMTPGALAARERVQPPSMTRVIASLAELGLVERSAHPTDGRQVVVSLSEAGADIVQADRSAREEWLREHLADFTPDQRAVLRQATDLLSALVNENG; this is encoded by the coding sequence GTGAGCGACCCAGATGCCCGGTTGGCCAGCGATCTATCGCTTGTTGTGATCCGCCTGGCCCGGCATCTGCGGTTCCGGCGTGCCGATTCCCCCGTCTCGTTGACGCAGCTGTCGGCACTGGCGACATTGCTGAACGAGGGCGCCATGACCCCGGGCGCGTTGGCCGCCCGCGAGCGCGTACAGCCGCCGTCGATGACCCGGGTGATTGCCTCGCTGGCCGAGCTTGGGCTGGTGGAGCGGTCGGCGCATCCGACCGACGGACGCCAAGTGGTTGTCTCACTGTCCGAGGCCGGGGCCGATATCGTGCAGGCCGACCGCAGTGCGCGCGAGGAATGGCTGCGCGAACACCTGGCGGATTTCACCCCGGACCAACGCGCGGTGTTGCGGCAGGCAACCGACCTGTTGTCGGCGCTGGTCAACGAAAACGGTTAG
- a CDS encoding class I SAM-dependent methyltransferase: MTMTASTQPPDVPSQETFEAVYNGKPMFEGAPAAGVPWDIRDAQPRIKELAAYGALRGAILDIGCGLGENSIYLTQQGLSVTGLDFSPSAIEQAKQRAAAAGVTVDLHVADATKLDGWDAQFDTVIDSAVYHCFDHEGHRQYASALHRATRPGARWFIACFGDGSVNGITMPFGVQDPDEIKSVLSEARWNIQYFGRTTYLGSRAAFVGAALAGIDPEQMPADMRERYQRPGVAEQAQQTFERLQQLDDDMIHMPFFNIVAERG; this comes from the coding sequence GTGACCATGACGGCATCGACCCAGCCTCCAGACGTACCGAGCCAAGAAACTTTCGAAGCGGTCTACAACGGCAAGCCCATGTTCGAGGGCGCACCCGCCGCCGGCGTCCCATGGGATATCAGGGACGCACAACCCCGCATCAAAGAGCTCGCGGCGTACGGCGCCCTACGCGGTGCGATCTTGGACATCGGCTGCGGCCTCGGCGAGAACTCCATCTACCTCACACAGCAGGGCCTGTCGGTCACCGGGCTCGATTTCTCGCCGTCCGCCATCGAACAGGCGAAACAGCGCGCAGCGGCCGCGGGGGTAACCGTCGACCTACACGTTGCCGATGCCACCAAGCTCGACGGCTGGGACGCACAGTTCGACACTGTGATCGACAGCGCGGTGTATCACTGTTTCGATCACGAGGGCCATCGTCAGTATGCGAGCGCCCTGCACCGCGCCACCCGGCCCGGAGCGCGCTGGTTCATTGCCTGCTTCGGCGACGGCTCCGTCAACGGCATTACGATGCCTTTTGGCGTCCAGGATCCGGACGAGATCAAAAGCGTGCTCTCGGAAGCCCGCTGGAATATCCAATATTTTGGCAGGACAACATATCTCGGTTCGCGGGCGGCATTCGTCGGTGCGGCGCTGGCCGGTATCGACCCCGAACAGATGCCCGCCGATATGCGCGAACGCTATCAGCGACCGGGCGTGGCAGAACAAGCACAGCAGACCTTCGAGCGCCTTCAGCAGCTCGACGACGACATGATCCACATGCCCTTCTTCAACATCGTCGCGGAAAGAGGCTGA
- the moaA gene encoding GTP 3',8-cyclase MoaA: MTPLIDSFGRIATDLRVSLTDRCNLRCTYCMPAEGLDWLRSETLLTTDEYIRLIGIAVTRLGIDSVRFTGGEPLIFKDLEKLVAAVAGMSPRPDIAVTTNGVGLDRKAVALREAGLDRINVSLDTLDAHRFAAITRRDRLSDVLLGLKAAGSAGLSPIKINAVLTPEQYKEDAVALLHFSLEHGYELRIIEQMPLDAGHSWSRARMVTADEIHAALSREFSLSEDPAPRGSAPAQRWLVNGGPATVGIIASVSRPFCGDCDRTRLTADGQVRNCLFATTETDLRGLLRSGASDAEVASAWQAAMWGKKPGHGINDPSFLQPDRPMSAIGG; encoded by the coding sequence ATGACCCCGTTAATTGATTCGTTCGGCCGCATCGCGACCGACTTACGGGTGTCGTTGACCGACCGGTGCAATCTGCGCTGCACCTACTGTATGCCCGCCGAAGGACTGGACTGGCTGCGCAGCGAGACACTGCTCACCACCGATGAATACATCAGACTCATCGGGATCGCCGTGACACGCCTCGGGATTGACAGCGTTCGATTCACCGGTGGTGAGCCGCTGATATTCAAGGACCTGGAGAAGCTCGTTGCCGCCGTCGCCGGCATGTCGCCGCGCCCGGACATTGCCGTCACCACCAACGGCGTCGGACTCGACCGTAAGGCGGTTGCGCTGCGAGAGGCCGGATTGGACCGCATCAACGTCTCGCTGGATACCTTGGACGCCCATCGTTTTGCCGCGATCACCCGGCGGGATCGGCTGTCCGACGTGCTGCTGGGCCTGAAGGCGGCAGGATCTGCCGGGCTGTCGCCGATAAAGATCAACGCGGTGCTGACACCCGAGCAGTACAAAGAGGATGCCGTCGCCCTGCTGCATTTCAGCCTGGAGCACGGGTACGAACTGCGGATCATCGAGCAGATGCCCCTGGACGCCGGACACAGCTGGAGCCGGGCCCGCATGGTGACGGCAGACGAGATCCATGCCGCACTCAGCCGGGAGTTCTCCCTGAGCGAGGATCCCGCGCCCCGCGGCAGCGCCCCAGCGCAACGCTGGCTGGTGAACGGGGGCCCGGCGACGGTCGGAATCATCGCGTCGGTGTCCCGGCCGTTCTGTGGCGACTGCGACCGCACCCGGTTGACCGCGGACGGGCAGGTGCGCAATTGCCTGTTCGCCACCACCGAGACGGATCTGCGCGGCCTGCTCCGCTCGGGCGCGTCCGACGCCGAGGTGGCATCGGCCTGGCAGGCCGCCATGTGGGGCAAGAAGCCGGGGCACGGCATCAACGACCCGTCCTTCCTGCAGCCGGACCGCCCGATGAGCGCGATCGGCGGTTAG
- a CDS encoding DUF3027 domain-containing protein: MDITISGRDALYTCIEQARTAIVEFSGETVGKYLGASSEYSDLHALTHRFEAELPGYRGWHWEVVMAAAPGATVATVSEVVLVPGAEALRPPNWIPWEERIRPGDLGPGDLLAPPPNDPRLVPGYTDSGDPQVTETAGEIGLGRKQVLSLAGRIDAAQRWFDGEWGPDAEMARATRRVCRSCGFYLPLAGSLGVAFGVCANSMSADGRVVHIEYGCGAHSDTPQPVNSAMPLYEPFDDGVLDLAD, encoded by the coding sequence ATGGACATCACTATCTCCGGCCGCGACGCCCTGTACACGTGTATTGAGCAGGCACGTACGGCCATTGTCGAGTTCAGCGGGGAGACCGTGGGCAAGTACCTCGGTGCCTCCTCCGAGTACAGCGATCTACATGCGTTGACCCACCGTTTCGAAGCCGAGCTGCCCGGGTACCGCGGGTGGCATTGGGAAGTGGTGATGGCCGCGGCGCCGGGTGCCACCGTCGCGACCGTCAGCGAAGTCGTGCTTGTTCCGGGTGCCGAGGCGCTGCGCCCGCCGAACTGGATTCCGTGGGAGGAACGGATCCGTCCGGGCGATTTGGGCCCCGGCGATCTGCTCGCCCCGCCGCCCAACGACCCTCGACTGGTGCCCGGATATACCGACAGCGGAGATCCGCAGGTCACCGAGACCGCCGGCGAGATCGGCCTGGGCCGCAAGCAGGTGCTGAGTCTGGCCGGGCGTATCGACGCCGCACAGCGATGGTTTGACGGCGAGTGGGGTCCCGATGCGGAGATGGCGCGTGCTACCCGCCGCGTCTGCCGGTCCTGCGGCTTCTACCTGCCGCTGGCTGGCTCGCTGGGTGTCGCGTTCGGAGTGTGCGCCAATTCGATGTCCGCCGACGGGCGGGTGGTGCACATCGAGTACGGCTGCGGCGCTCATTCCGATACACCGCAGCCGGTCAACTCCGCGATGCCGTTGTATGAGCCCTTCGACGACGGCGTTCTCGATCTAGCCGATTGA